The nucleotide sequence TAGGGCTCACAGTCTGAAGGGGGAAGGCAGAAAGACAGAAAGGGGCCTGCAGGGCTAACTTCAGCCTTTCACCAAGAGCAGCACACCCAGGACaatctgtccctccctcccctgcctagGCTGTGGAGGCCAGAGTGGGCAACTAGAACTCACTTGCTCCCCAGCACAGAGCAACAGAAATAGCTATCATTCACTGAGCACTTTCCAAGTGCTGGGCACTGAACTAAGAACCATGATTCTCTGAGGTCATAATTTTAtatccccatttaaaaaaatcaggatgaGGATCAGAGAGTTTAATCAACAgacctaaggtcacacagctagtaggagagtggtgggggaggggcactaGAGAAGAGCATTTAAGCTCCAAGCCATCTCTCATCTCCTCATTCCCTGAGCTTAATTAAACCCAGGTCTGTCTGCTTCCCTGGGGCTCTCAGACTAGGCTGGCTGTGAGCCGCCGGGGGCCATGCTGAGGTCTGCCCATTCAGCAGATGCCTCAGAAGTACTGGGGTTAGAACAAAGAAGTTGTGAAAACCTCGAAGCTCTGCCGGCTCCGTGAgctctccttcctcctggggGTGCTAGGGGAGCCAACCTTCCCCagaaggacacaggaggaaggagTGGCCTGCACAGGGCCTCCTGGGATGTGGCCAGGCCCCTTGGCACTGAACCCGCCTCCTCGGATCCCTCCATAGTTAGCTCTCAGCTAAAAATAGCTCTCCCGCCCCCTGCACTGCACACCTACCTGCTGGCCCTGCAGGGAGTGTGCCTGGGCCACTCTGGGGGTGACAGCCAGCCTGAGACAGAACCCACAGTGAGGAAGGGTTCATGGAGCAGGAGGCTTTGTTGAAGGAGACAGAAGGGGGCCTGGGCTCCAGCCCCCACACTGCCCTGGCTCCTGGACAACCTGCAGGCAGGAGGCTTCCCCAGCCTTGGCCTTCAGAGTCCGCTCAGGGGAGGCTGGGGGTCCCAGGCAGCTGCTCTCAGGCAGCCCCCAGGTCCCCCACAGTCCAGTCCATCTCTGCCTGGGATGCCCGCCTCTCACTTGCAGCTCTGGAGCCGGGTCCTGTGGTGCTTCTCCTCCGTCAGCAGGGGGATGAAGGTGTCGCTGTGGGAGAGCTTCAGCCGGCTGCCCCAGCTTGGCCCCTCCTTGCCGGCAGGCTCCGGGGGGAGGGTGTCCAAGTCACTGCGGGAGCCGCCGGGCTTGCCCTCTCCCGCGCTGGTGGAGTTGAGCTCCATGAGCTCCAGCTCGTGCTTGGCAGCGGTCTCCAGGACGCGCTGCTTGTTGTAGTACCTGACGAAGTTATTGATGATGGGGTGGATGGGCAGGGCGATGGCAATGACCCCGCACAGGAAGCTAATGGCCGCGTTCAGCTTGCCCAGCGTGGTCTTAGGGGTAGATGTCACCGTAGCCCACAGTCGTCATGGTGATGATGGCCCACCAGAAGGACTGGGGAATGCTCTTGAACAGGGTCTCAGGGTGGCTCTGTTCCATGGTGTAGCCCAGCGCCGAGAAGACAAAGATGCCCACGGCCAGGTACATGAGCAGCAACCCCAGTTCCTTGAAGCTGCGCTTCAGGGCGTAGGTGAGGGTCTGCAAGCCCGAGGAGTGGCGCGCGAGCTTAAAGATGCGCGCGATGCGCATGATCCGCAGGGCCTGCACCGCCTGCTGCACGTTGGTCAGCTCCATCATGCGGGCGCCCAGGTGCGTGAGCGTGAGGCTCACGTAGAACGGGAGGATGGCCAGCACATCCACGATGTTCATGAAGGACAGGGCGAAGTGCAGCTTGTTGGGCGAGGAGAAGAGTCGCAGCAGGTACTCCAGCGTGAACCAGCCGATGCACGCCGTCTCCACGTTCTCCAGCGTCGGGTGCTCCACGCGGTTGCCCTCGGCGTCCAGCACCTGCAGCTCGGGGATGGTGCCCATGCACATGACCACGGACGAGACGAGGATGAGCAGGAAGGACAGCACGGCCACCACCCGTGCGGGGCACGAGGACTCGGGCTTCTCCAGGAACTTCCAGACGCACTTCTGGCAGCGGCGCCAGCGGCCCTCGGCCGCGTCCACGCCCAGGTCGTCCAGGATGAGCTGCACTCGGCGCGCGATCTCCTCCAGCTCCTCGCGCTTCTCGCTCAGGTGGCTCTTGCAGCAGTCGTCCAGGAATTTGAGGTCCACCTTCCAGAAGTCCATCTCGTTCTTGAAACAGATAGGACAGATGCCCTTCTTCATGTGCACCTCCCCGAAATAGTACACCTCAATGACACACTTGAACGCGTCCGGGTCCCGGTCGAAGTAGAACTCGCGCTTGCCCGGGTCGTAGTCGTCGCACAGGGAGAAGATGGTGTCGTAGCCCCCGGCCAAGCAGTTGATGAGCTCCGCCAGCCGGGTCTCGGGGTACTGGCTCAGGAGGTCTCCGTAGAGCACCTGCCGCACGCCCCCCACGTTGACGACGATCTCGATGTCGTCGCCGGTCGCCGAGCCCTGGCTGCCCGCCTCCTGGAGGCTGTGCTCCCCGGACCCGTCCATTCTCCCTGTGCGTGCCCTCGCAGCCCCGGCTCCGCGCCCCCGGCCGAGGGTCCGGCGGGTCCCACCAGCGCGCCGCTCCGGGGCAGAGCCCGGCCGGCGCCCGCCGGGAAAGGGCGGTCACAGCCCGCGGCAGAGGGCAGGGAGGCTCCGCGGCGGCGGCATGCACCCGGCGGCGGGGCGCGGGGCAGGCATCCGGGCGCCGGGGCGCGCCGGTGGGGGTCCTCGAGGCCCGCGGCCCCGCTCGGGGCACTCACCCCCGCTTCCGGGCGGCGCGATCTGCTGCCTCGCTCGGCCTCCTCCAGCAGGGGCTCCTCTCGCGGACCCAGGCACGGTTCCCCTGCCGGGGTGCGCCGGCAGCGCGGCGGGTCCCGGAGCGGCCGGACCCTAGCGCCGTCCGCCGAGGTGTGCGGAGAGCGAACTTGGTCTCGCTTTGCCCAAGCCGATTCCAAACACAATAGGAATTCCAGCCTGACGTCAAGAGCTTTTCAACTGTACCCTCTTCTGGTGAAATTCTGCACGGCACGCGCGGCAGCTGCCTGGGAACGAGTTAACCCTTGGACAGACCTGCACAGCTGCCGCCCGAGCGCCAGCAGCGCGCACCGCCAGCCCTCCCCGCGCGACAGGTCGCCCCGGGCCAGGACCCCGGGCTTTAAAGCAGCAGGCCGGCTCTCTCTGAGAAGCTCCCCTCCCGCTGCTGTTCGGGAGTCTCTGGTGAAAATGCGGCTGCCTGTTGCTCTGCAGGAAACGCATCCCTCTGACGATGGCTCTGTCCCCAATCCCTGGAGTCTTAGGCTCAAGCTGGTCCTGGAGGGCTCCTGCCGCTCCCTAAGACTGCCCTGCGCTTGGTGTTACCTCACCCATAGCTCTGCCTCGAGGACATGGAGTCCAGCCTGCTCTAGGACAGAAGGAACTTGCACCTTTCACTGCTCTTGGTGTTTTTAAGGTTCCTCCAGGTTCTACATTCATGGCTGAACAAGAAACCATTGCAAGGATTAATCACATTGTGTTTCTAGCCCCTTGTTGCcagtggctgccatattggacagGTCTAGCTGTGGTGGGAGGTGAGGAGAGAGGGGCTGGACCTCCCCAGCACACCAGCCCATGTGGAGTCAGGAGGGCCCAGCGTGGCACTGGCCACCAGGGCCTCCAGACTGTGCCCTGGGACCCCAGTGCAGCCGCCATTCCTGACTCAATTCTTCCCACCCTTTGAAGACCAGTTCTCAGTGCTCTCACCTCTGCCAGGTCTCCCTGCCCAGGAGTGAGGGCCCAGGAGCTCACAGGGCCCCCTGCTGTCCAGTAGCACAGGCCATATGCCAGTTCACTGgtctgccccctcccccatccaCTCATTCTGATTATTCCTGTGACTGTCCTCAGCACAGAGCCTGGACATCCAGGTGCGGGGCAGGTGgtagagggaagaaagggaggaggatTTGCTATGCACAGGCTCCATGCCACTCAGAAGGCCACAGAGTCCTTCACACCTGTCATGGACCTTAATTGCTCGGCTGCCCCACAGAGCAGAATTCCAGCAGTTTCTGAATCACAGTGATGAGGAAGACATGGTCTCCTAGCCATATCCCGTACCTAGAGACGGGGGACGCGTGTCACCTGGGCCCTGAGTGGGCTGGGCTGTGTTGTGGAGAGGGGCTGTTGGATGGCCATGAGGTGGTCTTCCTTCCATGGCCGGACACAGGCTTTCCCCCAACTTCAGAGAGGCTCAAAACAGACCCCAtgagcaccttgaccttggacttccagcctccaggactgtgagacaGTAGGTATCTCTTGATTCAGGCGCCTGGGTGCTTTGTCAAGGTACCCTAAGCTGACCCCTACATTCTTCTCTGAGGACAGGCCCTTACCTTGTGACCCCATCACCCTGCCTGGTCACTATAAAGGGTTAGACTGCTATTTAAGAGGTTTTAAAAAAGACCAGCCCTCTGCCTTCTCACTGAAGACCACTGTTGGACAGGAACTTGGCCAGCAGTCAAGATCCATTTACAGTTTCCCAAAGGGTTAAACCAGATTTAAAAAaccagataaaaagaaaaagaggaaaaactagCCTCAACTTTTGGCTAAAAATGGAAAGTTTCTTGCTATGGTGTGCTCAGTCCTTCGTGTGGCTTCTATGGGAATCCTGCATTTCATGACAccatggtgggggaggggggagcaAAGTCTTCCGCCGGACACAGAAGCAGCAGCCGTTTTGATGCATGTGGGTTTCACACCTAAGCCGGGCGGGAAAGCGCAGTGTATGTAGGAGTCTGGGAAGCATTGTCTGAGCTGTGCTTTCCTTTATGAAATGTGTGgggtttttatttgttgaataataaCATTTTGGGTCACAGAATGCTCAATTTCCATGATGCTAATTAAAACCAGCACATGTGGACCTAAGTGATTTGTCTAGA is from Sciurus carolinensis chromosome 13, mSciCar1.2, whole genome shotgun sequence and encodes:
- the Kcnf1 gene encoding LOW QUALITY PROTEIN: potassium voltage-gated channel subfamily F member 1 (The sequence of the model RefSeq protein was modified relative to this genomic sequence to represent the inferred CDS: deleted 1 base in 1 codon), which codes for MDGSGEHSLQEAGSQGSATGDDIEIVVNVGGVRQVLYGDLLSQYPETRLAELINCLAGGYDTIFSLCDDYDPGKREFYFDRDPDAFKCVIEVYYFGEVHMKKGICPICFKNEMDFWKVDLKFLDDCCKSHLSEKREELEEIARRVQLILDDLGVDAAEGRWRRCQKCVWKFLEKPESSCPARVVAVLSFLLILVSSVVMCMGTIPELQVLDAEGNRVEHPTLENVETACIGWFTLEYLLRLFSSPNKLHFALSFMNIVDVLAILPFYVSLTLTHLGARMMELTNVQQAVQALRIMRIARIFKLARHSSGLQTLTYALKRSFKELGLLLMYLAVGIFVFSALGYTMEQSHPETLFKSIPQSFWWAIITMTTVGYGDIYPKTTLGKLNAAISFLCGVIAIALPIHPIINNFVRYYNKQRVLETAAKHELELMELNSTSAGEGKPGGSRSDLDTLPPEPAGKEGPSWGSRLKLSHSDTFIPLLTEEKHHRTRLQSCK